Proteins from one Paenibacillus amylolyticus genomic window:
- a CDS encoding GHKL domain-containing protein has protein sequence MKRYGLYLSILSIFTVVIFYINIWIGQRQGFSDENIQANSMLFIFYFILLIGVFVALTRTVMKESALQNRQEQYEQLTDYTENLEHLYTDMQKFRHDYINILLSMSEFIRNKDLEQLQIYFEKKIMPISQGMQSNTYKLGPLHNLKVQELKGVISAKMIKAQELNIDAVIEVIEPIEHINMDSIQLCRCVGILLDNAIEEAIHCDEPIVNLALIRNDRGILIVVMNSCREETPELYKLFEKGFSTKGNNRGLGLSNLKEIVSQCKGVALDTERKEKTFIQILEVLEPSVNSDANRSASSVILG, from the coding sequence TTGAAAAGATACGGTTTATATTTATCGATTTTATCCATTTTTACTGTTGTGATTTTTTACATCAATATATGGATCGGGCAACGACAGGGTTTCTCCGATGAGAACATTCAAGCCAATAGTATGCTTTTTATATTCTATTTTATTTTGTTAATTGGTGTTTTTGTTGCACTAACTCGAACAGTTATGAAAGAGTCGGCACTTCAGAATAGACAAGAACAGTATGAACAGCTGACGGATTACACGGAAAATCTGGAACACTTATATACAGATATGCAGAAATTCCGACACGATTATATCAATATTCTTCTGAGTATGTCTGAATTTATTCGAAATAAAGATCTGGAACAGTTACAAATTTACTTTGAAAAAAAGATTATGCCAATCAGCCAAGGCATGCAATCTAATACATACAAGTTAGGGCCGTTACATAATCTGAAAGTACAGGAATTAAAAGGTGTCATATCTGCCAAGATGATTAAAGCACAAGAGTTGAACATTGATGCGGTAATTGAGGTGATTGAGCCTATTGAGCACATCAATATGGATTCCATTCAATTATGCCGATGTGTAGGGATTTTGCTAGACAATGCTATTGAAGAAGCGATTCATTGTGACGAACCGATTGTGAATTTAGCACTGATTCGTAACGATAGAGGCATATTAATTGTGGTCATGAACAGTTGCAGAGAGGAAACTCCTGAATTATATAAACTTTTTGAAAAGGGCTTTTCAACCAAAGGCAACAATCGTGGACTTGGCCTTAGCAACTTAAAAGAGATAGTTTCACAGTGCAAGGGTGTTGCATTGGATACTGAGCGCAAAGAGAAGACATTTATTCAAATACTAGAAGTGCTCGAGCCCTCGGTCAACAGTGATGCCAATAGATCTGCGAGCAGTGTGATACTAGGATAA
- a CDS encoding accessory gene regulator B family protein, with protein MGLYSLIISTREVIHIKEQVAVHTSLTESLASKIALWINKERDGEHIRYLKMKLGIETLLINAMKSVLVYGLALLFNMLLETLIVHATYYAVRRISFGLHASTSFRCSMISIMLFVGLPYICSYIMIGNDMVFLTGLISALLLYRYAPADTDKFPLLGAQRRKKLRKASVRTAVILTLIALLCPSHTVKTLMMTGMLLQIISILPVTYKILKRSVRNYEKYETDAVGRIEE; from the coding sequence ATGGGTCTTTATTCCCTTATTATTAGTACCAGAGAGGTGATCCACATAAAAGAACAAGTTGCAGTACATACCAGCTTAACGGAATCATTGGCTAGTAAAATTGCACTATGGATTAACAAGGAGCGTGATGGAGAACACATTCGATACTTAAAGATGAAGCTTGGTATTGAAACGTTATTGATTAATGCCATGAAAAGTGTTTTGGTCTATGGTCTAGCTCTCCTATTCAATATGCTTCTGGAAACGTTAATTGTACATGCTACATATTATGCTGTCCGTCGCATATCATTTGGATTGCATGCCAGTACAAGCTTCAGATGCAGCATGATCAGCATCATGTTATTCGTTGGTTTACCCTACATATGCTCATACATAATGATTGGCAACGATATGGTTTTCCTTACTGGATTGATCTCTGCATTGCTACTGTATCGTTATGCGCCAGCAGATACGGACAAGTTCCCACTCCTTGGAGCGCAGAGAAGAAAGAAACTGAGAAAAGCTTCTGTGCGAACAGCAGTAATTCTCACTTTGATTGCACTGTTATGTCCAAGTCACACGGTGAAAACATTAATGATGACAGGCATGTTGTTACAGATCATTTCAATCCTTCCCGTAACATACAAAATACTTAAGAGGAGTGTTAGAAATTATGAAAAATATGAAACAGATGCTGTTGGACGGATTGAAGAATAA
- a CDS encoding 4'-phosphopantetheinyl transferase superfamily protein, with protein sequence MITPNLIAISEQEIEAGDILSPYEHEIYDNITNEGRRKEFLVGRYAIKKNLKDQFPSYHGEMNNISVEYGSLRFPLIHDNLFEVGLSHSKTYALSVLYSKDNVVGVDIETIRSDIPIAEMLSEAEKKLIEHLYPALQFAYIFFSCKEALGKALKMGLLADYSIYEISEVVSELIHGQEVFRIQFKRFPFLTGYSFMKDDKEICSLVVPQKVDIREVLRLLIAS encoded by the coding sequence ATGATTACTCCTAATCTGATTGCAATTAGTGAGCAAGAGATTGAGGCTGGCGACATCTTGAGTCCATATGAACACGAAATATACGATAACATAACCAATGAAGGCAGAAGGAAAGAGTTTCTGGTCGGGCGATATGCTATAAAAAAAAATCTGAAGGATCAATTTCCCTCATATCATGGGGAGATGAATAATATCTCTGTTGAATATGGGAGCCTGCGTTTTCCGCTGATTCATGACAATCTGTTCGAAGTGGGATTAAGTCACTCCAAGACGTATGCTCTCTCTGTGCTATACAGCAAGGATAATGTAGTCGGAGTCGATATAGAGACCATACGCTCAGATATCCCGATTGCAGAGATGCTTAGTGAGGCCGAGAAAAAACTTATAGAACATCTTTATCCAGCTTTACAATTTGCCTATATATTCTTCAGTTGCAAAGAGGCACTGGGGAAAGCGTTGAAAATGGGACTTCTAGCTGATTATTCAATCTATGAGATAAGTGAAGTTGTGTCAGAATTAATACATGGACAAGAAGTGTTTCGTATACAATTCAAACGATTTCCATTCCTAACAGGTTATAGCTTTATGAAAGATGATAAAGAAATATGTAGTTTGGTTGTACCACAAAAAGTTGATATAAGGGAGGTACTGAGATTACTCATTGCTTCCTGA
- a CDS encoding non-ribosomal peptide synthetase — protein sequence MEKVLPFTKVINGYGPTENTVFTTIDVMEGSVDEIAIGTPIFGTEVYIVNEQGEMSNEGELYAAGEGVALGYLGNPEKTKESFIMWNGLPVYKTGDLVRLNADGRIIYMGRKDTQVKINGYRIDLQEIESTVKSLGISNCHAFVQDKKIYLAVTTRQENIASQLKRLLPIYMIPSKIAYVSELPLTGNGKTDTKTLYEHYFITKTKRLIRILQRYLNADITEQTNLFEFAIDSITIWEIAREINHSFHSDLSFFDIIENPTVSEITKMLGEEYDAAYNL from the coding sequence GTGGAGAAGGTCCTGCCGTTTACGAAAGTTATTAACGGATACGGTCCTACGGAGAACACTGTTTTCACTACAATTGATGTAATGGAAGGCTCTGTGGATGAGATCGCAATAGGAACTCCAATTTTCGGAACGGAAGTCTATATCGTTAATGAGCAAGGTGAGATGAGTAATGAAGGGGAACTTTACGCAGCGGGAGAGGGAGTAGCCTTAGGATATCTGGGTAACCCCGAGAAGACGAAGGAATCTTTTATTATGTGGAATGGCCTTCCTGTGTATAAGACGGGTGACCTTGTAAGATTGAATGCAGACGGCCGAATAATCTATATGGGAAGAAAAGATACCCAGGTTAAAATCAATGGTTACCGCATTGATCTTCAGGAAATCGAATCTACTGTAAAGTCGTTGGGTATCTCCAACTGTCATGCTTTTGTACAGGATAAAAAAATCTACCTTGCTGTTACAACACGCCAAGAGAATATTGCAAGCCAACTTAAACGATTGCTTCCTATTTACATGATTCCGTCCAAAATAGCTTACGTTAGCGAATTGCCTTTGACAGGGAACGGGAAGACCGACACGAAAACCTTGTACGAGCATTATTTTATTACCAAAACGAAAAGACTTATTCGAATTCTACAGCGGTATTTAAATGCGGACATCACTGAACAGACCAATTTGTTTGAATTCGCCATCGATTCAATTACGATCTGGGAGATTGCAAGAGAGATTAATCATTCGTTCCACAGTGATCTCAGTTTCTTTGATATTATTGAAAATCCGACAGTCAGCGAGATTACCAAAATGTTAGGAGAAGAATATGATGCAGCGTACAATTTATGA
- a CDS encoding AMP-binding protein, translating into MAKEKGVSVNDIVAIELERSIEAVAAMIAILKHGAAYTVINKDYPETRKEYMRETLDIKITIESVFEVDHQRMEEWSGVTRTEDQMCYVIFTSGTTSLPKAVGIPDRGVVRLLHEARLGWDAAKTISHISPLEFDASIIEIWGGLLSGMTIALLSKTEVLNIYLVEKRIQQEIDIMWITCSLFNFWVDKKPEMFKKLSHVIVGGSN; encoded by the coding sequence CTGGCTAAAGAAAAAGGGGTATCTGTTAATGATATTGTTGCTATTGAACTGGAGCGAAGTATAGAAGCTGTTGCGGCAATGATCGCCATATTAAAACATGGTGCAGCATATACGGTTATTAATAAAGACTATCCAGAGACTCGTAAGGAATATATGAGAGAAACACTGGACATTAAGATAACCATCGAATCTGTTTTTGAAGTAGATCATCAAAGGATGGAAGAGTGGTCAGGTGTAACGAGAACAGAGGATCAAATGTGTTATGTCATTTTCACATCGGGAACTACGTCCCTTCCTAAGGCAGTTGGAATTCCTGATCGTGGAGTGGTGCGATTATTGCATGAAGCTCGTTTGGGATGGGATGCGGCTAAGACGATCTCTCATATCAGTCCCCTGGAATTTGATGCTTCAATTATTGAAATCTGGGGGGGATTGCTGAGTGGCATGACCATTGCACTGCTTTCCAAAACAGAGGTTCTGAACATTTATCTGGTTGAAAAACGAATTCAACAAGAAATAGATATCATGTGGATAACGTGTTCCTTGTTTAATTTTTGGGTAGATAAAAAGCCTGAAATGTTCAAGAAATTAAGTCATGTTATTGTGGGCGGGAGCAACTAA
- a CDS encoding thioesterase domain-containing protein codes for MQLICFPYAGAHVNVFVELQNQIKNKCPLMQIMSVEYAGHGRRFSETAYQSIQENAADLYMRITATMNKKEEIMLLGYSMGSIVAYEVAQMLIREGYNIVKLIFMAATPPHRIDIRNEDLSGDEELLLRCKHYGLIKERQFDSAQMRKLFLPALRHDINAVNTYNVVNNYQSYTFDEKVQIAVFLGQRDLSVADEDHWTDLSENDVQYHFYPSGHFFLYDHQNQVSLDVIDFITNSNMTII; via the coding sequence ATGCAACTGATATGTTTTCCTTATGCTGGAGCTCATGTAAATGTATTTGTTGAACTACAAAATCAAATCAAAAACAAGTGTCCCCTTATGCAGATCATGTCTGTGGAATATGCAGGGCATGGGAGACGATTTTCTGAGACAGCTTATCAGTCCATTCAAGAGAATGCGGCTGATCTGTACATGAGAATTACAGCAACAATGAATAAAAAAGAAGAGATCATGTTGCTTGGATACAGTATGGGTTCAATTGTTGCTTACGAAGTTGCACAAATGCTAATCAGGGAAGGATACAACATTGTCAAACTGATTTTTATGGCTGCTACCCCGCCTCATCGGATAGATATTCGAAATGAGGATTTATCAGGAGATGAGGAACTTCTTCTACGCTGCAAACATTACGGATTGATTAAAGAGAGGCAGTTTGATTCTGCACAGATGCGTAAGCTTTTTCTGCCAGCGCTTCGCCATGACATTAATGCAGTGAATACGTACAATGTCGTCAACAACTATCAGAGCTATACATTTGATGAAAAAGTTCAGATTGCTGTTTTTCTAGGTCAGCGGGATCTGTCTGTCGCCGATGAAGATCATTGGACAGACCTCTCAGAGAATGATGTACAGTATCATTTCTACCCATCGGGACATTTCTTCTTATATGATCATCAGAATCAAGTCAGTCTGGATGTTATTGATTTTATTACTAATTCGAATATGACCATTATCTGA
- a CDS encoding beta-ketoacyl reductase, with translation MMKYFLFAKTANKFLKRGGKLIFAADQGLALEKDQLQVNPLQYAMLSSGRIVGLENTGFATQMIQISEFNITELLKVAVRSELDGKKVIVDGGIIYEESLIENKDLKPRSVDLLNDDCVIVTGGYGGIGLEYIEQLLDVNAEVHIAILGRTDIQAALASKQERTPYEDSKLNKLNKLISKGANLEFYPCDISHEPDVQTAITKIQAKYNIAGIVHLAGVPEEGMLFSKTKDEFKNIIAPKVTGTLLLQKYVNADKLQFFVTSSSMTTITGSAGQFSYTVANAFLEGTALSDSLITAIQWPGWKETGMALNFGDLDAADEHLLMKSVSNMEGREYIKLSLHAGDSGFIAGEFNTSKIEEYLGAYIQLPSGYRDGKSRTNVEGEEEEARPYQIKDYGSLTVIGTDRQDDIEKFVTVVFASVLDLNEIDVHKSFTDLGGDSLKAFGIYGPIAEQFNIDIEVADVFIYPTIVQLSEYVKELMEEAAA, from the coding sequence ATGATGAAGTACTTCCTATTCGCCAAGACAGCTAACAAGTTCCTCAAAAGAGGCGGTAAATTAATTTTTGCAGCTGATCAGGGTCTTGCTTTGGAGAAAGATCAGCTTCAAGTTAACCCGCTCCAATATGCAATGCTGAGTTCAGGTCGGATTGTGGGTTTGGAGAATACAGGTTTCGCCACACAAATGATTCAGATCTCCGAGTTTAATATCACCGAGTTGTTAAAGGTCGCTGTTCGCAGTGAACTGGACGGTAAAAAAGTCATTGTTGACGGTGGAATCATCTACGAAGAATCTCTCATCGAAAATAAAGATTTGAAGCCTAGATCCGTAGACTTGTTGAATGATGACTGCGTTATTGTCACAGGGGGTTACGGGGGCATCGGGCTTGAATATATTGAGCAGCTACTCGATGTGAATGCTGAAGTACACATAGCGATATTGGGACGTACAGATATCCAAGCGGCACTCGCTTCCAAACAAGAACGAACACCATATGAAGACAGCAAACTAAATAAATTGAATAAGCTGATATCTAAAGGGGCTAACCTGGAATTCTACCCTTGCGATATTTCACATGAGCCAGATGTACAGACAGCTATCACTAAGATTCAAGCGAAATATAATATAGCTGGAATTGTTCATTTGGCGGGAGTACCAGAGGAAGGCATGTTGTTCTCCAAAACGAAGGATGAATTCAAAAATATTATAGCACCAAAGGTTACCGGTACACTTTTGCTCCAAAAGTATGTTAATGCAGACAAGTTACAGTTCTTTGTTACGAGTTCTTCAATGACTACAATTACAGGTTCTGCCGGCCAGTTCTCTTATACCGTTGCTAACGCATTTTTGGAAGGGACGGCACTATCTGATTCTTTAATAACAGCAATACAGTGGCCGGGATGGAAAGAGACGGGAATGGCCCTTAATTTCGGAGATCTGGATGCTGCGGATGAACATCTCTTAATGAAATCTGTTTCTAACATGGAAGGCAGAGAATATATTAAACTTTCGCTTCATGCGGGAGACTCCGGTTTTATTGCAGGTGAATTTAACACATCCAAGATTGAAGAATATTTAGGTGCATATATCCAGTTACCAAGCGGTTACCGTGATGGGAAATCTAGAACTAATGTGGAAGGGGAAGAGGAGGAGGCTCGTCCTTACCAGATCAAGGATTATGGTTCTTTAACTGTAATTGGGACGGATCGTCAAGATGATATTGAGAAGTTTGTTACCGTCGTGTTTGCTTCGGTGCTTGATCTTAATGAGATTGATGTGCATAAGAGCTTTACCGATCTGGGTGGAGATTCTCTCAAAGCATTCGGCATTTACGGGCCTATTGCAGAGCAGTTTAACATTGATATAGAAGTTGCTGATGTCTTTATCTACCCGACGATTGTGCAGTTAAGTGAATATGTGAAAGAGCTGATGGAAGAGGCTGCAGCATGA
- a CDS encoding beta-ketoacyl synthase N-terminal-like domain-containing protein encodes MKASEYIFGQIQKGQLDSAVGKDLLEEIIPDDIAIVGMSCEYSDIKDTFEFYQTVKNGKQGFKEFPKGRIGYIPEDHTYLHNGAKHLKITPEEFLERLCKEKGSYLDDIDTFDYEFFGISQDEARYIDPTHRLVMKHSYLALEDAGIRLSDVKDSKTAIYVGKDKSITASYRSEIEEDSNHINSGNWEGILASRLNYIYNLSGGSFVVDTACSSSLVAAHIALKTLRDKEIDTAIVGGIALGLFPRQGSVLDQYSNVETPRSFLKVFDAESQGTIFGEGVGIVILKRLKDAIADNDNIHSIIRGSMINSDGKSNGLTAPNPHAQKDLLLDAYASSHISPETVDYIDAHGTGTKLGDPIEVRGLTDAYKKYVNKRGFCALTSLKENIGHTVGAAGVGGLIKMSLALRNQEIFPNHSFEAPNEYIKFVDSPFYIPTQAEKWIKGKYPRRGGISSFGFSGTNAHVILEEYEHAVKESDHDPMDFPFVFTAQSTNQLIKMLYKYVKHEEYMSEYRLQDISYTLIHRRNWFNTGVGFQANSMEEFVKKVRAAITSLEGLVPTDGIFTTSDREVTTDMKKLIHYQLKTDYRQFDLNELIQLKLDGYETTFDEYPYEKARTVTLPGYEFKSDILWATVKRYNPPVQSGPSLPVKATLIQEQVIRSAKSDVYQVNLSPDDWFVDDHRIGGKRTFSGTTYTELAAELASLYFDEPSFTLEKLYFKNLIQLDDKTDKRFLIHVNKLSAKQLDIEVLSYENDDLEQYTTHAVFTLKPQEVMEKHKLDLASEVQNQLKPTTMGSTEEENNFFKGRWNFIAQDFRMVHMADSKLLLSLDLQEEFLEDLDAYHLHPSMLDGILGAMVYERAQARQKTYLPLSYGRFTYTGVRFTKKMYSVTELLYDITGDHDVITAHIHVYNDQGDLVAYVDKYVMKSFANMLFKPYLHTIGWERSTVEFTGGEEEHWVDKQVLLISNDLVSTAETSTITRVNYEQLDHITTGIRYDLVVYAPWIGLDISDPGKLKKK; translated from the coding sequence ATGAAGGCGAGTGAGTATATCTTCGGTCAGATTCAAAAGGGCCAACTTGATTCAGCAGTAGGCAAAGACTTATTAGAAGAGATTATTCCAGATGATATTGCAATAGTAGGCATGTCATGCGAGTACAGTGATATCAAAGATACGTTTGAGTTCTATCAAACAGTTAAAAACGGAAAGCAGGGGTTTAAGGAATTTCCCAAAGGTCGAATTGGTTATATTCCCGAAGATCACACTTATCTGCACAACGGAGCCAAACATTTGAAGATCACACCAGAGGAATTCCTGGAGAGATTGTGTAAAGAAAAGGGATCTTATCTCGATGATATTGATACCTTTGATTATGAATTTTTTGGGATTAGCCAGGATGAAGCCAGATATATTGACCCCACGCATCGTTTGGTTATGAAGCACTCCTATCTTGCTCTGGAGGATGCAGGTATTCGCCTATCGGATGTTAAGGATAGCAAAACAGCTATCTATGTAGGCAAAGACAAATCCATTACGGCAAGTTATCGTTCCGAGATTGAAGAGGACTCCAATCATATAAACTCAGGAAACTGGGAAGGCATACTGGCAAGTCGCCTCAATTATATATATAACTTGTCTGGAGGTTCGTTTGTCGTTGATACAGCTTGTTCCTCCTCGTTGGTCGCTGCACATATAGCATTGAAAACACTTCGGGATAAAGAGATTGATACAGCAATTGTTGGCGGTATTGCTCTTGGACTATTTCCACGTCAAGGTAGCGTACTTGATCAATACAGCAATGTGGAGACACCGCGTTCCTTCCTGAAAGTATTTGATGCTGAGTCACAAGGGACGATCTTTGGCGAAGGTGTAGGTATTGTTATTCTGAAAAGGTTGAAAGATGCGATAGCAGACAATGATAACATTCATTCTATTATTCGTGGCAGCATGATTAATAGTGATGGCAAATCTAACGGTTTGACCGCCCCTAATCCCCATGCTCAAAAGGATCTTCTACTGGATGCCTATGCAAGCAGCCATATCTCACCTGAAACAGTGGATTACATTGATGCACATGGAACGGGTACGAAACTTGGCGATCCGATTGAAGTTCGAGGGCTAACGGATGCATACAAAAAATATGTGAACAAACGTGGCTTTTGTGCATTGACAAGTTTAAAAGAAAATATCGGTCATACCGTAGGAGCAGCAGGGGTAGGCGGATTGATTAAGATGTCGCTGGCTCTCCGCAATCAGGAAATCTTCCCAAACCATTCTTTTGAAGCTCCGAATGAATATATCAAGTTTGTGGACAGTCCATTCTACATTCCTACCCAAGCTGAAAAGTGGATCAAAGGGAAATATCCGCGTCGGGGAGGAATCAGTTCCTTTGGATTCAGCGGTACCAATGCTCATGTGATTCTTGAGGAATATGAGCACGCTGTAAAAGAATCAGATCATGATCCAATGGACTTTCCATTTGTTTTCACGGCACAATCGACTAATCAATTAATCAAGATGTTGTACAAGTATGTGAAACATGAAGAATACATGAGCGAATATAGACTACAGGATATTTCATATACCCTTATTCATAGAAGAAACTGGTTTAATACAGGAGTTGGTTTCCAAGCTAACTCAATGGAAGAATTTGTAAAAAAAGTAAGAGCAGCGATAACATCGCTGGAAGGCCTAGTGCCAACAGACGGAATCTTTACGACGAGTGATCGAGAAGTAACAACGGATATGAAAAAACTTATCCATTATCAATTAAAAACAGACTATAGACAGTTTGACTTGAATGAGCTTATTCAACTCAAACTGGATGGGTACGAGACGACATTTGACGAATACCCGTATGAGAAGGCTAGAACTGTAACATTACCTGGTTACGAATTCAAATCTGATATTCTATGGGCGACAGTTAAACGATATAATCCACCTGTTCAATCAGGTCCAAGTCTTCCAGTGAAAGCGACATTAATTCAAGAGCAAGTGATCAGATCCGCCAAATCGGATGTGTACCAAGTCAACCTATCCCCAGATGATTGGTTCGTGGATGATCATCGGATTGGAGGTAAGCGTACGTTCTCGGGTACCACGTATACCGAATTGGCTGCTGAGTTAGCTTCCTTATACTTCGACGAACCTTCGTTCACGTTAGAAAAGTTGTATTTCAAAAATCTGATTCAGCTGGATGATAAAACAGATAAACGTTTCCTGATTCATGTGAACAAGCTGTCTGCCAAGCAACTGGATATTGAGGTTCTCTCATACGAGAATGATGATCTGGAGCAGTATACGACTCATGCGGTCTTTACACTTAAACCTCAGGAAGTAATGGAGAAGCATAAGCTTGATTTGGCCTCAGAGGTACAGAATCAATTGAAACCTACAACGATGGGAAGTACAGAAGAGGAGAATAACTTCTTCAAGGGACGTTGGAACTTTATCGCTCAGGACTTCCGGATGGTTCATATGGCCGATTCCAAATTACTTCTCTCACTTGATCTGCAAGAGGAGTTCCTTGAAGATCTGGACGCCTACCATCTGCACCCTTCCATGTTGGATGGAATTCTGGGGGCTATGGTGTATGAAAGGGCTCAGGCTCGCCAGAAGACATATCTTCCCTTGTCTTACGGTCGGTTTACCTATACAGGAGTAAGATTCACCAAGAAGATGTATTCCGTCACCGAACTTCTTTATGACATTACCGGTGATCATGATGTAATCACTGCGCACATCCATGTGTACAATGATCAGGGAGATCTGGTTGCTTATGTAGATAAATATGTTATGAAGTCTTTTGCCAATATGTTATTTAAGCCGTATCTTCATACTATTGGGTGGGAACGGTCAACAGTTGAGTTTACAGGTGGAGAAGAAGAACATTGGGTTGACAAACAAGTGTTACTGATCAGCAATGATCTGGTTTCAACGGCTGAAACTTCTACAATAACTCGTGTGAATTATGAGCAATTAGATCATATAACAACAGGAATTAGATATGATCTGGTAGTTTATGCACCGTGGATTGGATTGGACATCTCTGACCCGGGAAAATTGAAGAAGAAATGA
- a CDS encoding beta-ketoacyl reductase, with amino-acid sequence MKVDESSLDKFSEGTTVLVVGASSGIGEAYTRDLADRYADIQIIAAGRRPVWDGLPLRDNVSYLKLDISNEDEVSTFAAQYHGKLDYILNFAGEPAQGLFVNKSRSEFCSKTKGKIEGSHLLGMYFPEVQEIIHFSSLAGVIGAMGQAEYSMANAYQSGLPLTNTNVRVLNLTGWQDVGMSAGMEDYYFEKLTSAEGIPLLNRFIQSNVKSAALFKLKRTADEYSSLFSPVTKMHRKEQVEKVYKGSDRVKDHVVAAWRRTLGDDDYDHNVSFFEQGGDSITIVHLCDELNLAFPGQFDVTTLFSIATIQGQVDLINQLDNQEAVTEQSDGHYDAAEMLAFLNK; translated from the coding sequence TTGAAAGTTGATGAATCATCCCTGGACAAATTCTCCGAAGGTACGACTGTGCTGGTCGTTGGAGCTAGTTCTGGGATTGGTGAGGCATACACAAGAGATTTGGCTGATCGATATGCTGATATCCAAATCATAGCTGCGGGAAGAAGGCCCGTGTGGGATGGTCTGCCATTAAGAGATAATGTGAGCTATCTCAAGTTGGATATATCTAATGAGGATGAGGTTTCTACTTTCGCTGCTCAGTATCATGGCAAACTTGATTATATTCTGAACTTTGCAGGTGAGCCGGCTCAGGGATTGTTTGTTAATAAGTCCAGGAGTGAGTTTTGTTCGAAGACAAAAGGGAAAATAGAAGGTTCACATCTGTTGGGGATGTATTTCCCTGAAGTGCAAGAGATCATTCATTTCTCCTCACTAGCGGGTGTTATCGGGGCGATGGGACAAGCGGAGTATTCCATGGCTAATGCATATCAATCGGGCTTGCCCTTAACGAATACGAATGTAAGAGTTCTCAATCTAACGGGTTGGCAGGATGTAGGTATGTCAGCAGGAATGGAAGATTATTATTTCGAGAAATTAACCAGTGCAGAAGGCATTCCATTATTAAATCGGTTTATTCAATCGAATGTCAAGTCGGCTGCTCTCTTTAAGCTAAAACGTACAGCAGATGAATATTCTTCTCTCTTCAGTCCTGTTACAAAAATGCACAGAAAAGAACAAGTAGAGAAGGTATACAAGGGTTCTGATCGTGTTAAAGATCATGTTGTTGCTGCATGGCGGAGAACTCTTGGTGATGATGATTATGACCATAATGTTAGCTTCTTTGAACAAGGTGGGGACTCGATTACAATCGTACATTTATGTGATGAATTGAATCTAGCGTTTCCTGGACAATTCGATGTAACGACATTGTTCTCTATTGCAACGATACAGGGTCAGGTTGACCTTATCAATCAGCTGGACAACCAGGAGGCAGTGACAGAACAAAGTGATGGTCATTATGATGCAGCAGAGATGCTTGCATTTCTCAATAAATAA